The following are encoded together in the Bacillaceae bacterium S4-13-56 genome:
- a CDS encoding formylglycine-generating enzyme family protein, with amino-acid sequence MNEKNQIRPCCAAKRNSEAIGKTNQYIKKREEKNSNIKFKEKMIYLPGGEYLMGTDDGEGFPSDGEGPVRKVKVDSFYIDSYTVTNEEFNQFVKETGYKTEAELFGWSFVFYKFFSPDNKVQQVAGTPWWFAVEGAYWYQPEGPGSSIVNRMDHPVIHVSWNDAVAFCNWAGKRLPTEAEWEYAARGGLEQKKYPWGDDLTPNGEHYCNIWQGDFPRENTKEDGFLGTAPAKSFPPNGFGLYNVAGNVWEWCEDWFTNSPNRKITNEIHVNGQTPKVMRGGSYLCHESYCNRYRVAARSSNTMDSSTGNMGFRCVTNA; translated from the coding sequence ATGAATGAAAAAAACCAGATTCGACCTTGCTGTGCGGCAAAAAGAAATAGTGAAGCAATTGGTAAAACGAATCAATATATAAAAAAAAGAGAAGAAAAAAATTCTAATATAAAGTTTAAAGAAAAAATGATCTACTTGCCAGGTGGAGAATATTTAATGGGTACAGATGACGGGGAAGGTTTTCCTTCTGATGGAGAAGGACCTGTAAGAAAAGTAAAAGTAGATTCCTTCTATATAGATAGTTACACAGTAACTAATGAAGAATTCAATCAATTTGTTAAAGAAACAGGCTATAAAACGGAAGCGGAGCTGTTTGGATGGTCTTTTGTCTTTTATAAATTTTTCTCTCCTGACAACAAAGTGCAACAAGTAGCGGGTACACCATGGTGGTTTGCCGTTGAAGGAGCTTATTGGTATCAACCTGAAGGGCCCGGTTCTTCCATAGTAAATCGAATGGATCACCCTGTTATTCACGTATCATGGAATGATGCTGTTGCATTTTGTAATTGGGCTGGTAAACGATTACCAACAGAGGCGGAATGGGAATATGCTGCCAGGGGTGGTTTAGAACAAAAGAAGTATCCCTGGGGAGATGATTTAACCCCAAATGGAGAGCATTATTGTAATATATGGCAAGGAGATTTCCCGCGTGAGAATACAAAAGAAGATGGTTTTTTAGGAACAGCACCTGCAAAGTCTTTTCCGCCGAACGGCTTTGGTCTTTATAATGTCGCAGGAAACGTATGGGAGTGGTGTGAAGATTGGTTTACGAATAGTCCTAACCGAAAAATAACAAATGAAATTCACGTGAACGGGCAAACACCAAAAGTAATGCGCGGTGGTTCTTATCTTTGCCATGAATCTTATTGTAATCGTTATCGTGTAGCTGCACGTAGTTCTAATACAATGGATAGTTCCACTGGTAATATGGGATTTCGTTGCGTAACAAATGCTTAA
- a CDS encoding ROK family protein — MNKILLNKTVLQNGYFKNNSSSSKFLEKTSMPDEYLNERKIKESNLKIVNQVKKFKLPSNSSAYAIGVDIGGTKIFLVITDLDGKVIFQKKAPTTKNIEDLKIFIQSCIKTSGIQEELIIGMGIGVPSTVDTNEGIVLDAYALGWKNIPLSKLLSSRFRFPIWINNDVNFATLGENWLGAGKSMDMIFIAIGTGLGCGVIANGELVLGHEGKAGEIGLNIDSISDNRAQDGFGALEYEISGSGLKRKGDPTKLFQDYYEKNEPGYTEIKKFVEKLTLHIVNIVNLLNPEKIIIGGGVSESMENLTYEIQTIINNKTPLKTKVECAKLGNTAGAMGAIKFVLDKLK; from the coding sequence ATGAATAAAATACTTTTAAATAAAACTGTTCTACAAAATGGATATTTTAAAAACAATAGTTCTAGTTCTAAATTCTTAGAAAAAACTAGTATGCCTGATGAGTATCTAAATGAAAGAAAAATTAAAGAGTCTAATTTAAAAATAGTTAACCAAGTAAAGAAATTTAAATTACCTTCTAATAGTTCAGCCTATGCTATTGGAGTTGATATCGGTGGCACCAAAATATTTCTAGTTATAACAGACCTGGATGGAAAAGTTATTTTTCAAAAAAAGGCACCCACAACTAAAAATATAGAAGATTTAAAGATTTTTATTCAATCCTGCATAAAAACATCGGGCATTCAAGAAGAACTAATAATTGGAATGGGGATTGGGGTACCGAGTACAGTAGATACAAATGAGGGAATAGTGTTAGATGCATATGCATTAGGATGGAAAAATATCCCTTTATCGAAATTACTCTCTAGCCGCTTTAGATTTCCTATTTGGATCAATAATGATGTTAACTTTGCTACATTAGGGGAGAATTGGTTAGGTGCAGGCAAATCAATGGATATGATTTTCATTGCGATAGGTACAGGGCTAGGATGTGGAGTTATTGCTAATGGGGAACTAGTGTTAGGACATGAAGGAAAAGCTGGTGAAATAGGATTGAATATTGATAGTATAAGCGATAATAGAGCCCAAGATGGATTTGGGGCACTAGAATATGAAATATCAGGAAGTGGATTAAAAAGAAAAGGTGATCCAACCAAACTTTTTCAAGACTATTATGAAAAGAATGAACCCGGCTATACTGAGATAAAGAAATTTGTTGAAAAACTCACCTTACATATAGTGAATATTGTTAATTTATTAAACCCAGAAAAAATAATTATTGGTGGGGGGGTCTCGGAATCTATGGAAAATCTTACCTATGAGATCCAAACGATAATAAATAATAAGACACCTCTAAAAACGAAAGTTGAGTGCGCTAAACTAGGTAATACTGCAGGAGCAATGGGAGCAATTAAATTTGTGTTAGACAAGTTAAAGTAA
- a CDS encoding transposase: protein MADKIYRNRKNREFYVKKGIRHSVPPFVAQQGKNAKQLKQLAKHDVSNRNAVEGKYGEVNRSYGKGLISTCLQ from the coding sequence TTGGCTGATAAGATCTATCGCAATCGTAAAAATCGTGAATTCTACGTAAAAAAGGGGATCCGCCATAGTGTCCCACCCTTTGTCGCCCAACAAGGGAAAAATGCAAAACAACTAAAACAACTGGCCAAACACGATGTATCGAATCGCAATGCAGTTGAAGGGAAATATGGAGAAGTCAATCGCAGCTATGGAAAGGGGCTTATTTCAACATGCCTTCAATAA
- a CDS encoding DUF3604 domain-containing protein, translated as MNLYWGDLHNHCGISYGFGSLENALKAAEKQLDFVCIIGHAAWHDIPEKTENLEFLVDFHEKGFDKLQKNWSEVQEVVKASNKPHKFVTFQGYEVHSSEYGDHHIISKNDDLPLIQKQSPYEVMKALHSYEVFAIPHHVGYTCGYRGGNWDTFNEQISPVIEVYSKHGSGMSEDSPYPYYHDMGPRDSKSTVFEALRRGHKFGFVGSTDHHAGYPGSYGDGRLAVMAEEKTRESIWKAIKDRRTYAVTGDKIECQFTVNGQPMGSEINIAGNRNIKFFVKGEDALDKVILYKNLKPFAVLNGEDLNKTSKTTKIYKIRIELGWGNSTDGFVWNSKAELSNGKILKAEPCFRGRSVLAPSPGMKEDPSMNALQNEMRSITDKKVEWDSTTFKNPTTLHPHTSALILEIEGDNNTILKTNINGVELETKLIDLKINNVTRHLEKYNSEAFIIHKAVPEEAYTFIGEWNDDQKENDMDIYHVEVRQKNLQMAWVSPIYVNAE; from the coding sequence ATGAACTTATATTGGGGAGACCTGCATAACCATTGCGGTATTAGTTATGGTTTTGGTAGTTTAGAAAACGCTTTAAAAGCTGCAGAAAAGCAATTAGATTTTGTTTGTATAATTGGTCATGCTGCTTGGCATGATATACCCGAAAAGACGGAGAATCTAGAATTTCTAGTGGATTTTCATGAAAAAGGTTTTGATAAATTGCAGAAAAACTGGAGTGAGGTACAAGAAGTGGTGAAAGCCAGTAACAAACCGCATAAATTCGTTACCTTCCAAGGATATGAGGTTCATTCAAGTGAGTATGGAGATCACCATATAATTTCTAAAAATGATGATTTGCCACTAATTCAAAAACAATCACCTTACGAAGTTATGAAAGCGCTACACTCTTATGAAGTGTTTGCTATTCCACATCATGTTGGTTATACATGTGGTTATAGAGGGGGAAACTGGGATACCTTTAATGAACAAATAAGCCCAGTAATAGAGGTATACTCAAAGCACGGATCTGGTATGTCAGAGGATTCGCCTTATCCATATTACCACGATATGGGTCCTAGAGATTCTAAAAGCACGGTATTTGAAGCATTACGGCGGGGACATAAATTTGGTTTTGTGGGATCCACAGATCATCATGCAGGATATCCTGGTTCATACGGCGATGGAAGACTAGCTGTAATGGCAGAAGAAAAAACAAGAGAGTCCATTTGGAAAGCTATAAAGGATCGTAGAACATATGCTGTAACTGGTGATAAGATAGAATGTCAATTTACAGTGAATGGGCAACCTATGGGGAGTGAAATTAATATTGCAGGAAATAGGAATATTAAGTTTTTTGTTAAGGGTGAAGATGCGTTAGATAAAGTTATTCTTTACAAAAATCTAAAACCATTTGCTGTATTGAACGGAGAAGATTTAAATAAAACTTCGAAAACAACAAAAATATATAAAATCAGAATTGAATTAGGTTGGGGTAACTCAACAGACGGTTTTGTATGGAATAGTAAAGCTGAATTATCAAATGGTAAAATTTTAAAGGCTGAACCTTGTTTTAGAGGTAGAAGTGTGTTGGCCCCTTCTCCTGGAATGAAAGAAGACCCTTCAATGAACGCTTTGCAAAATGAGATGAGATCAATTACAGATAAGAAAGTTGAATGGGATTCAACGACTTTTAAAAACCCTACAACACTTCATCCACATACAAGTGCTCTTATTTTAGAAATAGAAGGCGATAATAATACTATTTTGAAAACAAATATAAATGGTGTTGAACTAGAAACGAAATTAATAGATTTAAAGATTAATAATGTAACTCGTCATTTAGAGAAATATAATTCTGAAGCTTTTATTATTCACAAAGCAGTTCCTGAAGAGGCTTATACATTTATTGGTGAATGGAACGATGATCAGAAAGAAAATGACATGGATATTTATCATGTTGAAGTAAGACAAAAAAATCTTCAAATGGCTTGGGTATCTCCAATTTATGTTAACGCAGAATAG
- a CDS encoding Gfo/Idh/MocA family oxidoreductase translates to MKEKLRFGIVGCGGIAQNKHFPSLSAIDEVELYGFSDHVNERAEDAKTKYGSQDAKVFSTFQEMIDDSSIDVIHVCTSNDSHADLTIRALESGKHVMCEKPMAITTAEARRMKKAAEKTNKKLTIGYNNRFRKDSMYLKKLCDQNIFGDIYFAKAHALRRMGVPTWGDFLNKDRQGGGPLIDIGTHALDLTLWLMNNYKPKVVLGQTFNQIGKSNGKANPYGQWNPALFSVEDSAFGMIKMENGATIILESSWALHIRHEGAAKSTLCGTKAGADMWNGLFINGEEHGELYTKQIELDKKEINFFETKAKTPGEVEARMWVDAILEDKNPVVMPQQALVVTEILEALYESSLTGEAIYFNK, encoded by the coding sequence ATGAAAGAAAAACTAAGATTTGGAATTGTGGGATGCGGTGGTATCGCACAAAATAAACATTTTCCAAGTTTATCAGCAATAGATGAAGTAGAATTATATGGTTTCTCTGATCACGTTAATGAAAGAGCAGAGGATGCAAAGACTAAATATGGTAGCCAAGATGCAAAAGTGTTTTCCACTTTTCAGGAAATGATTGATGATAGTTCTATTGATGTTATCCACGTATGTACTAGTAATGATTCTCACGCTGATCTTACAATTCGTGCATTGGAATCAGGTAAACATGTAATGTGTGAAAAACCAATGGCAATTACAACAGCCGAAGCAAGAAGAATGAAAAAGGCTGCTGAAAAAACAAACAAGAAATTAACAATTGGCTACAACAATCGTTTTAGAAAAGACTCCATGTATTTAAAAAAATTATGTGACCAAAACATTTTTGGTGATATTTACTTTGCTAAGGCACACGCATTACGACGTATGGGTGTACCAACATGGGGTGACTTCTTAAATAAGGATCGACAAGGTGGAGGTCCTTTAATAGATATAGGAACTCATGCTTTAGATTTAACCTTATGGTTAATGAATAATTATAAACCAAAAGTTGTCTTGGGACAGACATTTAATCAAATAGGTAAGTCGAATGGTAAGGCTAACCCATATGGTCAATGGAATCCCGCATTATTTTCAGTAGAAGATTCGGCTTTTGGAATGATTAAGATGGAAAATGGAGCAACAATCATATTAGAGTCTAGTTGGGCATTGCATATCAGACATGAAGGGGCAGCAAAGTCTACATTATGTGGTACGAAAGCTGGTGCTGATATGTGGAATGGTCTTTTCATTAACGGTGAAGAACACGGGGAATTATACACAAAACAAATTGAACTAGATAAGAAAGAGATTAACTTCTTTGAAACTAAAGCAAAAACTCCAGGAGAAGTTGAAGCACGTATGTGGGTTGATGCGATTTTAGAGGATAAGAACCCGGTTGTGATGCCTCAACAAGCATTAGTTGTTACAGAAATTTTAGAAGCTTTATATGAATCTTCTTTAACAGGAGAAGCTATCTACTTTAATAAGTAA
- a CDS encoding Gfo/Idh/MocA family oxidoreductase: MNNVKVGMLSFAHMHAFSYFDSLIDRDDVTIVGISDEDADRVRGLIDQYKISYFKDYKDLLKTDADIIIINSENAFHAEHTIASANAKKHVMCEKPLGTSMEDMKDMIQACKDNKVQLMTAFPNRYVPSIVEAKDLIDKGELGELIAIKATNKGAMPGGWFVNNDLSGGGAMLDHSVHVADILNWILSSEIEEVYAENGTLFYKELTLEDSAMITMKFKNGVLATLDTSWSRTEPYPYKRDLTMHFVGTEGTLFIDYFKQISEVYSKELNHAEWSYWGDNKDELLVDDLIERFKNGKEVPITGEDGLASGKISLAAYESVKKIEVIKFDKD, encoded by the coding sequence ATGAATAATGTAAAAGTTGGGATGTTAAGCTTTGCACACATGCATGCTTTTAGCTATTTTGATTCTTTAATTGATAGAGACGATGTAACAATTGTTGGAATTAGTGATGAGGATGCGGACCGTGTTAGAGGTTTAATAGATCAATATAAGATTTCTTATTTTAAAGATTATAAAGATCTACTGAAAACAGATGCGGATATTATCATAATAAATTCTGAAAACGCTTTCCATGCTGAACATACGATTGCGTCTGCAAATGCTAAGAAGCATGTCATGTGTGAAAAGCCATTGGGTACTAGCATGGAAGATATGAAAGATATGATTCAAGCTTGTAAAGATAATAAAGTTCAACTAATGACAGCTTTTCCTAATCGTTATGTTCCTTCAATTGTTGAAGCAAAAGATTTAATTGATAAGGGTGAACTTGGTGAATTAATAGCTATAAAAGCTACGAATAAGGGTGCTATGCCAGGAGGGTGGTTTGTGAATAACGATTTGTCTGGTGGAGGAGCTATGTTAGATCATAGTGTTCACGTAGCTGATATATTAAATTGGATTCTCTCATCTGAAATAGAAGAAGTTTATGCTGAGAATGGCACTTTATTTTATAAAGAATTAACATTGGAAGACTCTGCAATGATTACTATGAAATTTAAAAACGGTGTATTGGCAACTTTGGATACGAGTTGGTCAAGAACTGAACCATATCCATATAAAAGAGATTTAACTATGCATTTCGTTGGAACCGAAGGAACATTATTTATTGATTATTTCAAACAAATCTCCGAGGTATATTCTAAAGAATTAAACCATGCTGAATGGAGTTATTGGGGAGATAACAAAGACGAATTGTTGGTTGATGACTTAATAGAAAGATTTAAAAATGGAAAAGAAGTACCAATTACTGGGGAAGATGGGTTAGCT